In a single window of the Ruminococcus albus 7 = DSM 20455 genome:
- the rfbA gene encoding glucose-1-phosphate thymidylyltransferase RfbA, which produces MKGIILAGGSGTRLYPLTMVTSKQLLPVYDKPMVYYPLSTLMLAGIKDILIISTPTDLPNFERLLGDGSEYGITLSYKVQPSPDGLAQAFIIGEEFIGDDACAMVLGDNIFYGNGFGGLLREAVRDAEENRRATVFGYYVPDPERFGVVEFNDKGQAVSIEEKPKEPKSNYAVTGLYFYPNGVSARANEVKPSARGELEITTLNEMYLDDGLLDVQLLGRGFAWLDTGTMDSLVDATNFVQMVQTRQGIEISAPEEIAFINGWITKDGLMKSAEKYGKSPYGAHLKKVAEGRIKY; this is translated from the coding sequence ATGAAAGGAATAATTCTTGCCGGAGGTTCCGGTACCAGGCTTTATCCGCTTACAATGGTAACATCGAAGCAGCTGCTTCCTGTATATGACAAGCCGATGGTGTATTATCCTCTCTCTACGCTGATGCTGGCAGGTATAAAGGATATACTCATAATCTCGACCCCTACCGATCTGCCGAATTTTGAAAGGCTTCTCGGTGACGGTTCTGAATACGGTATCACCCTTTCTTATAAGGTGCAGCCCTCTCCTGACGGACTTGCACAGGCGTTCATAATTGGCGAGGAATTCATCGGTGATGATGCCTGCGCTATGGTACTGGGAGATAATATATTCTACGGCAACGGATTCGGCGGACTGCTGCGTGAGGCTGTAAGGGATGCTGAGGAAAACAGGAGAGCTACGGTCTTCGGGTACTATGTCCCCGACCCCGAGCGCTTCGGCGTTGTTGAGTTCAACGATAAAGGACAGGCTGTGTCAATTGAGGAAAAGCCTAAGGAGCCTAAGTCCAACTATGCGGTGACAGGTCTTTACTTCTATCCCAATGGCGTTTCAGCCAGAGCAAATGAGGTCAAGCCCTCGGCGCGTGGTGAGCTTGAGATAACCACATTGAATGAGATGTATCTTGATGACGGTCTGCTGGATGTTCAGCTTCTGGGCAGAGGCTTTGCATGGCTGGATACGGGTACTATGGATAGTCTTGTGGATGCTACAAATTTCGTGCAGATGGTGCAGACACGTCAGGGGATAGAGATATCTGCCCCTGAGGAGATAGCGTTCATCAATGGCTGGATAACCAAGGACGGACTTATGAAGTCTGCCGAAAAATACGGAAAATCCCCCTATGGTGCGCATCTGAAAAAGGTTGCAGAGGGCAGGATAAAATACTAA
- a CDS encoding acyltransferase family protein, with protein MSASSENNYQWISTLRGFAALLVFAAHLPIPWPEPVGFVIGRAGVAIFFLIMGYLAVQARQKRTRKQYLYNRFVRMYPVFWLILIATYITKIVLAGAGIFSRFKDLLFNMTLFNQFLGSDCIIGTSWMMPIQVCFFVALAYLSADFFEYVSEKMIERIFIIGGGFTVFISLLRFITRKPFPTAFGLLILLGLIGIQYKEYGDIRSIPISYLEIYAIAFVPSVFLSYGKNGLAYIIAYAAGIALFVLADKYKVSSEAMDKLGSVGFSFFLAADIPQLILEKIINTNGSVIKLILFIIIKFAASLGLAYVLTKYVEKPMLKKAKSIEMSMK; from the coding sequence ATGAGTGCATCGTCTGAGAATAATTATCAATGGATATCTACCCTGAGAGGGTTTGCGGCGCTGCTGGTATTTGCGGCACATCTGCCGATACCGTGGCCGGAACCGGTCGGATTTGTCATCGGCAGGGCAGGCGTTGCGATATTTTTTCTTATCATGGGATATCTGGCAGTGCAGGCAAGGCAGAAAAGAACGAGAAAACAGTATCTGTACAACCGATTTGTGAGGATGTACCCTGTTTTCTGGCTGATACTGATAGCTACGTATATCACGAAGATAGTTCTGGCGGGAGCAGGTATATTTTCACGTTTTAAAGACCTGTTGTTCAATATGACACTGTTCAATCAGTTTCTGGGTTCGGACTGTATTATCGGTACAAGCTGGATGATGCCCATACAGGTTTGCTTCTTTGTGGCATTGGCTTACCTTTCGGCTGATTTCTTTGAGTATGTCAGTGAAAAGATGATCGAGAGGATATTCATCATTGGCGGCGGATTTACGGTGTTTATCTCACTGCTTAGATTTATCACGAGAAAACCTTTTCCGACTGCTTTCGGACTGTTGATACTGCTTGGGCTGATAGGTATACAGTACAAGGAATACGGCGATATCCGCAGTATTCCGATATCATATCTTGAGATATATGCGATCGCTTTTGTGCCGAGCGTTTTCCTATCGTACGGAAAGAATGGATTGGCATACATCATCGCGTATGCGGCAGGCATAGCACTGTTCGTGCTTGCGGATAAGTACAAGGTATCATCTGAGGCTATGGACAAGCTTGGAAGTGTGGGATTCTCATTCTTCCTGGCGGCGGATATACCGCAGCTGATACTTGAAAAGATCATTAATACGAACGGTTCGGTGATCAAGCTGATACTGTTCATTATCATAAAATTCGCGGCTAGTCTGGGTCTGGCATATGTGCTGACAAAGTATGTTGAAAAGCCCATGCTGAAAAAAGCTAAGAGCATCGAGATGTCGATGAAATAA
- a CDS encoding glycosyltransferase — protein sequence MKKILHISKYYYPFIGGVEEVAADITLALKGEDYEQKIICFNEDSTTDGVTTHRGETVQDNFDGIEVIRCGSVAKVASQALSLTYHKELKKVMDSYRPDIIVFHYPNPFVAEMLLKYKKMDFKLVVYWHLDITKQKMLSKLFYKQNIDLLERADTIVATSPNYIKGSPFLSRFKDKCVVIPNCINNERLKVTPEVEELAAKIRKKYKDKIICFGLGRHIPYKGFIKLVEASRYLDDRFAILIGGKGELTGMLMKEASGDSKVHFLGKISDTELIACLTACDIFCFPSVTKNEAFGIALAEGMYFGKPAVTFTIPGSGVNYVNVKDVTGLECPNSDSKAYAEALEKLADDPELRKKFGSAGRERVLDNFTYDIFADNLRALIKKL from the coding sequence ATGAAAAAGATCTTACATATTTCAAAATATTATTATCCCTTTATAGGCGGAGTTGAGGAAGTTGCGGCTGACATAACTCTGGCGCTGAAGGGCGAGGACTATGAGCAGAAGATCATCTGTTTCAATGAGGATTCTACCACGGACGGTGTGACAACACACAGGGGAGAGACTGTTCAGGATAATTTTGACGGCATTGAAGTCATTCGCTGCGGATCGGTGGCTAAAGTGGCTTCGCAGGCTCTTTCGCTGACTTATCACAAGGAACTGAAAAAGGTGATGGATAGTTACAGACCCGATATCATCGTGTTCCATTATCCGAATCCTTTTGTGGCTGAGATGCTTCTGAAATACAAGAAGATGGATTTCAAGCTGGTAGTTTACTGGCATCTTGATATCACAAAGCAGAAGATGCTTTCAAAGCTGTTCTACAAGCAGAATATAGATCTGCTGGAAAGGGCGGATACGATAGTTGCCACAAGCCCTAACTATATTAAGGGCAGTCCGTTCCTGAGCCGTTTTAAGGACAAGTGTGTTGTAATACCCAATTGCATCAACAACGAACGTCTGAAGGTGACACCTGAGGTGGAGGAACTGGCGGCAAAGATACGCAAAAAGTATAAAGACAAGATCATCTGCTTCGGACTTGGAAGGCATATCCCTTACAAGGGCTTTATAAAGCTGGTAGAAGCGAGCAGGTATCTTGATGACAGGTTCGCTATACTGATAGGCGGCAAGGGTGAACTGACAGGTATGCTGATGAAGGAGGCATCGGGCGACAGCAAGGTGCATTTCCTCGGAAAGATCAGCGATACAGAGCTTATAGCTTGCCTGACAGCGTGTGATATCTTCTGTTTCCCGTCGGTGACAAAGAATGAAGCTTTCGGTATAGCACTGGCTGAGGGTATGTATTTCGGCAAGCCTGCGGTGACATTTACTATACCCGGAAGCGGAGTAAACTATGTGAACGTCAAGGATGTGACGGGTCTTGAATGCCCGAATTCGGACAGTAAGGCGTATGCTGAGGCTCTTGAGAAGCTGGCTGATGATCCTGAACTGAGAAAGAAGTTTGGCAGCGCGGGCAGAGAAAGAGTGCTTGATAATTTCACATACGATATATTTGCTGATAACCTGAGAGCGCTTATAAAAAAGCTCTGA